From Ascochyta rabiei chromosome 16, complete sequence, the proteins below share one genomic window:
- a CDS encoding Protein-serine/threonine phosphatase, translating to MDTNMEDAKMPEPMQLSSVPASEPATIPTLDGWIESLMTCKQLAESDVQRLCDKAREVLQEESNVQPVKCPVTVCGDIHGQFHDLMELFKIGGPNPDTNYLFMGDYVDRGYFSVETVTLLVALKIRYPQRITILRGNHESRQITQVYGFYDECLRKYGNANVWKYFTDLFDYLPLTALIDNQIFCLHGGLSPSIDTLDNIRALDRIQEVPHEGPMCDLLWSDPDDRCGWGISPRGAGYTFGQDISEAFNHNNGLTLVARAHQLVMEGYNWSQDRNVVTIFSAPNYCYRCGNQAAIMEIDEHLKYTFLQFDPCPRAGEPMVSRRTPDYFL from the exons ATGGACACGAATATGGAGGACGCCAAGATGCCCGAGCCTATGCAGCTCTCGTCAGTTCCGGCCTCTGAGCCCGCCACAATTCCGACGCTGGACGGCTGGATCGAGAGCCTAATGACATGCAAGCAATTGGCGGAGAGCGACGTTCAGAGGCTGTGCGACAAG GCTCGTGAGGTGCTTCAGGAGGAGTCCAACGTACAACCAGTG AAATGCCCCGTCACGGTCTGCGGTGACATCCACGGACAGTTCCACGACCTGATGGAGCTGTTCAAGATTGGTGGACCCAACCCGGACACTAATTACCTCTTCATGG GTGACTACGTCGACCGAGGTTACTTCTCCGTCGAGACGGTGACCCTTCTCGTTGCACTCAAGATTCGATACCCCCAACGCATTACCATTCTCCGTGGAAACCACGAGTCGAGACAGATCACCCAGGTGTATGGCTTCTACGACGAGTGTCTCCGCAAGTACGGCAACGCCAATGTCTGGAAGTACTTCACAGACCTCTTCGACTATCTGCCTCTTACTGCGTTGATCGACAACCAGATCTTCTGCTTGCACGGTGGTCTCTCGCCTAGCATCGACACGCTCGACAACATCAGGGCGCTTGACCGCATTCAGGAAGTGCCCCACGAAGGGCCCATGTGCGACCTTCTCTGGTCAGACCCCGATGACAGGTGTGGCTGGGGAATATCCCCCCGTGGTGCTGGTTACACATTCGGCCAGGACATCTCAGAGGCGTTCAACCACAACAACGGTCTGACTCTGGTCGCACGAGCCCACCAGCTTGTCATGGAGGGTTACAACTGGTCGCAAGATAGGAATGTCGTGACTATTTTCTCAG CACCAAATTACTGCTACAGGTGCGGCAACCAAGCGGCTATCATGGAGATCGACGAGCATCTCAAGTACACTTT CCTGCAATTCGACCCGTGCCCGCGTGCTGGTGAACCGATGGTGTCTCGCAGGACCCCGGACTATTTCTTGTAG
- a CDS encoding H(+)-transporting V1 sector ATPase subunit D, whose translation MSGSGAREAVFPTRQSLGLMKTKLKGAQQGHDLLKRKSEALTKRFREITRRIDEAKRKMGRVMQVAAFSLAEVSYAVGGDIGYQIQESAKQARFRVRTKQENVSGVLLPRFESYTVEANNDFALTGLGKGGQQIQRCRETYARAVETLVELASLQTAFVILDEVIKVVNRRVNAIEHVIIPRTENTIKYIDSELDELDREEHYRLKKVSAKKKGDAAVEEAIRQKKKAAEAANQEPAKAADDASGSKDLFGDEDNQDVIF comes from the exons ATGTCTGGCAGCGGG GCACGAGAGGCCGTCTTCCCCACGCGCCAGTCGCTGGGCCTGATGAAGACGAAGCTCAAGGGCGCCCAGCAGGGACACGACCTGCTCAAGCGCAAGAGCGAAGCCCTGACCAA ACGTTTCCGAG AAATCACCCGCCGCATCGACGAGGCCAAGCGCAAAATGGGCAGGGTCATGCAGGTCGCCGCCTTCTCCCTCGCCGAAGTCTCGTACGCCGTCGGCGGTGACATTGGCTACCAGATCCAGGAGTCGGCCAAGCAGGCCCGCTTCCGCGTCCGCACCAAGCAAGAAAACGTCTCGGGCGTCCTCCTGCCCCGCTTCGAGAGCTACACCGTCGAGGCCAACAACGACTTCGCACTGACCGGCCTGGGCAAGGGCGGCCAGCAGATCCAGAGGTGTCGAGAGACGTATGCCCGCGCCGTCGAGACACTGGTCGAGCTGGCCAGTCTGCAGACGGCCTTTGTCATCCTCGACGAGGTCATCAAGGTGGTCAACCGCCGTGTCAACGCCAT TGAGCACGTCATCATCCCCCGAACCGAGAATACGATCAAGTACATCGACTCGGAGCTCGACGAGCTGGACCGCGAGGAGCACTACCGCCTGAAGAAGGTGTCGGCCAAGAAGAAGGGAGACGCCGCCGTCGAAGAGGCCATCAgacagaagaagaaggccgcCGAGGCTGCCAACCAAGAGCCGGCCAAGGCAGCAGACGACGCCTCGGGCAGCAAAGACCTGTTTGGTGACGAAGACAACCAGGACGTCATTTTCTAG
- a CDS encoding Apyrase, giving the protein MGKWRYGVVLDAGSSGTRVHVYRWLNSDAARKGATDAQLHALPVVETDRKWTKKIHPGISTFGTHPHDVGPNHLDKLLRHALKHIPAADVPDTPLFLLATAGMRILPPVQRKEVLNEVCDYARKHTALQLPDCALHVQVIPGETEGLYGWIAANYLLGGFDRPQSHDHGKGHSTYGFLDMGGASAQMAFAPNATEADRHANDLTLLRLRTLDGTPLEYKVFVTTWLGFGVNQARQRYVQALLDSTSSKELPDPCLPAGLDVDVTKEGRFLEIDSGDDADDDDDSDDSDEPAAKLHGTGNFQECLHQTFPLLEKEKECLDEPCLLNGQHVPAIDFDVNHFVGVSEYWHTTHDIFEDKHKDKAYDFKTYQERVSDFCNQDWKHIQKGIDKGKWGKKVDEDKAREVCFKASWIINMLHDGIGVPRVGIEPLPDSKNTTKAVLDEAKAKGFLDPFQAVNKINDVEVSWTLGKMVLYAASEVPPPDSKALAVGFGSNEAGIPEDFQYPGGSYLPWNHDPLDDDNWHRLFVEYPSRIPALLVMIVIVLLIFSIILGKEKRSVVRQYAASLFKKKPGKTHTPLKGKRRGFLPSKLFGLGGSGSGSHQTYERVDAGEDGLSHNDFELEETYLDSSDDDRHFSDDSEASRVGRTSGWATPQIQTSEPLTAGYFGAAGQPDLVSAGQGLGLGPLNAIERGGLLARTDSRERIRSRASSPKRGRSKMGNLDE; this is encoded by the exons ATGGGAAAGT GGCGCTATGGAGTCGTTCTGGACGCTGGCTCCTCT GGCACGCGCGTCCACGTGTACCGCTGGCTGAACAGCGACGCCGCGCGCAAAGGCGCAACAGACGCCCAGCTGCACGCCCTGCCCGTCGTCGAGACGGACAGGAAGTGGACCAAGAAGATCCACCCGGGCATCTCCACCTTTGGCACCCACCCGCACGACGTCGGCCCCAACCACCTCGACAAGCTGCTCCGCCATGCGCTCAAGCACATCCCCGCCGCCGACGTCCCGGACACGCCGCTGTTCCTGCTCGCCACCGCCGGCATGCGCATCCTGCCGCCCGTCCAGCGGAAAGAGGTGCTCAACGAGGTCTGCGACTACGCACGCAAGCACACAGCCCTGCAGCTGCCCGACTGCGCCCTCCACGTCCAGGTCATACCCGGCGAGACAGAGGGCCTGTATGGCTGGATAGCCGCAAACTACCTGCTGGGCGGCTTCGACAGGCCGCAGAGCCACGACCACGGCAAGGGCCACAGCACGTACGGCTTCCTGGACATGGGCGGCGCCTCGGCCCAGATGGCCTTTGCCCCAAACGCCACCGAGGCCGACAGGCACGCAAACGACCTGACCCTCCTGCGCCTCCGCACCCTCGACGGGACACCGCTCGAGTACAAGGTCTTTGTGACGACGTGGCTGGGCTTCGGTGTCAACCAGGCGCGCCAGCGCTACGTCCAGGCGCTGCTCGACTCGACCTCATCCAAGGAACTGCCAGACCCTTGTCTGCCCGCTGGCCTGGACGTGGACGTCACCAAAGAGGGAAGGTTCCTGGAGATCGACTCTGGCGAtgacgccgacgacgacgacgatagCGACGACAGCGACGAGCCTGCCGCGAAATTGCACGGGACTGGAAACTTCCAGGAGTGCCTGCACCAGACGTTTCCCTTgctggagaaggagaaggagtgTCTGGACGAGCCTTGCCTGCTCAACGGGCAGCACGTGCCCGCCATCGACTTCGACGTCAACCACTTCGTAGGCGTATCCGAGTACTGGCACACGACACACGACATCTTCGAGGACAAGCACAAAGACAAAGCCTACGACTTCAAGACATACCAAGAGCGCGTGAGCGACTTCTGCAACCAGGACTGGAAGCACATACAAAAGGGCATCGACAAGGGCAAATGGGGCAAGAAAGTCGACGAGGACAAGGCGCGCGAGGTCTGCTTCAAGGCGTCCTGGATCATCAACATGCTGCACGACGGCATCGGCGTCCCCCGCGTCGGCATCGAGCCGCTCCCCGACTCCAAAAACACCACAAAGGCCGTCCTGGACGAGGCCAAAGCAAAAGGCTTCCTCGACCCCTTCCAAGCCGTCAACAAGATCAACGACGTGGAAGTGTCGTGGACGCTCGGCAAGATGGTCCTCTACGCCGCCTCCGAAGTCCCTCCTCCCGACTCGAAAGCGCTCGCGGTAGGCTTTGGCTCCAACGAAGCCGGCATTCCAGAAGACTTCCAGTACCCCGGCGGCTCCTACCTCCCCTGGAACCACGACCCgctcgacgacgacaactGGCACCGCCTGTTCGTCGAGTACCCGTCCCGCATCCCCGCGCTGCTCGTCATGATTGTCATCGTCCTGCTCATCTTCAGCATCATCCTGGGCAAGGAGAAACGCAGCGTGGTCCGCCAGTACGCCGCGTCCCTGTTCAAGAAGAAGCCCGGCAAAACCCACACCCCGCTCAAAGGCAAGCGGCGCGGCTTCCTCCCCTCGAAACTCTTCGGCCTTGGCGGCTCCGGCTCCGGCTCCCACCAGACGTACGAGCGCGTCGACGCGGGCGAAGACGGGCTCTCGCACAACGACTTTGAGCTCGAAGAAACCTACCTCGACTCTTCCGACGACGACCGCCACTTTTCCGATGATTCGGAGGCGTCGCGCGTCGGCCGCACAAGCGGGTGGGCCACGCCGCAGATCCAGACGTCTGAGCCGCTCACTGCCGGCTACTTTGGCGCTGCAGGACAGCCGGATCTGGTGTCGGCCGGCCAGGGACTGGGGCTGGGGCCCCTGAATGCCATTGAGCGCGGTGGTCTGCTGGCGAGGACGGACAGCAGGGAGCGCATACGGAGTCGGGCGAGTAGTCCGAAGCGCGGGCGGAGCAAGATGGGCAATCTGGATGAGTGA
- a CDS encoding pre-mRNA-splicing factor syf1, which translates to MTAQILASTTAPAPAPPPATAPTAPARPSKRRMDRPPELFLITDQDGAYEDDIQRNPGSVKPWLDYFAFKRARGSLVEQAFVLERAVTSLPRSYKLWKLYLDLRTRHLAHRNPAKFAPHFLKVNSLFERALVLLNKMPRIWELYLAFLMQQPLVTTTRRTFDRALRALPLTQHSRIWALYRPFAASASGETAVSIWRRYMQIHPEHAEDFIELLKDMRKYTDAVTQYMHILNNPRFKSKHAKAPFHFWSEMMDLIIDHAADIDTSDDSGIDVEKITHSGIAKFPDQRGILWVGLARYWMHKAEYEKARDVFERAITTVMTVRDFSLVFDTYVEAEEAMIGLKLNDAAARSEMRTPDPAADADLDIRIVRFESLMQRRPFLLNDVLLRQNPHNVIEWEKRVALWGDNKKEVVHTYTDAIAAIHPKKAVGKFHELWANYARFYEAVGSLHNARAIMEKAVKVPFKSVAELAEMWCEWAEMELRNQNFDKAVDIMAKATQAPKRSNVDYFDESLTPQQRVHKSWKLWSFYVDLVESVSTLDETKKVYERIFELRIATPQTVVNYANLLEENQYFEDSFKVYERGLDLFSYPVAFEIWNLYLTKAVDRKIGMERLRDLFEQAVEGCPPKFAKVLYLMYGALEEDRGLARHAMRIYERATRAVADEDRMDMFNFYITKSASNFGLTSTRPIYERAIAALPDGEAKEMCLKFAEMERRLGEIDRARAIYGHASQFCDPRTSPEFWKKWEGFEVSHGNEDTYKEMLRIKRSVQAQYNTDVNFIASQAIARGQANGNTEAGAENDAAAGEDAMAALERQARAPAGFVAATTGLKGNIAPTEHAAANPDAIDLDDDL; encoded by the exons ATGACCGCCCAGATCCTGGCCTCGACGACCGCGCCCGCGCCCGCGCCCCCGCCTGCAACAGCACCCACGGCGCCCGCCCGGCCCAGCAAGCGCAGGATGGACCGGCCGCCCGAGCTCTTCCTCATAACCGACCAGGACGGCGCGTACGAGGACGACATCCAGCGCAACCCCGGCAGCGTCAAGCCGTGGCTCGACTACTTCGCCTTCAAGCGCGCGCGCGGCAGCCTCGTCGAGCAGGCCTTCGTCCTCGAGCGCGCCGTCACCAGCCTGCCGCGGTCCTACAAGCTGTGGAAGCTGTACCTCGACCTGCGCACCCGCCACCTCGCCCACAGGAACCCCGCCAAGTTCGCCCCGCACTTCCTCAAGGTCAATTCCCTCTTCGAGCGCGCCCTCGTCCTGCTCAACAAGATGCCGCGCATCTGGGAGCTCTACCTCGCCTTCCTCATGCAGCAGCCCCTCGTCACCACCACCCGCCGCACCTTCGACCGCGCCCTCCGCGCCCTGCCCCTGACCCAGCACAGCCGCATCTGGGCCCTCTACCGCCCCTTTGCCGCCTCCGCCTCGGGCGAGACCGCCGTCTCCATCTGGCGCCGCTACATGCAGATCCACCCCGAGCACGCCGAGGACTTCATCGAGCTGCTCAAGGACATGCGCAAGTACACCGACGCCGTCACCCAGTACATGCACATCCTCAACAACCCGCGCTTCAAGAGCAAGCACGCAAAGGCGCCCTTCCACTTCTGGTCCGAGATGATGGACCTCATCATCGACCACGCCGCCGACATCGACACCTCCGACGACAGCGGCATCGACGTCGAGAAAATCACCCACAGCGGCATCGCAAAGTTCCCCGACCAGCGCGGCATCCTGTGGGTCGGCCTGGCCCGCTACTGGATGCACAAGGCCGAGTACGAAAAGGCCCGCGACGTCTTCGAGCGCGCCATCACCACCGTCATGACCGTCCGCGACTTCTCCCTCGTCTTCGACACGTACGTCGAGGCCGAAGAGGCCATGATTGGCCTCAAGCTGAACGACGCCGCCGCCCGCTCCGAGATGCGCACCCCCGACcccgccgccgacgccgatCTCGACATCCGCATCGTCCGCTTCGAGTCGCTGATGCAGCGCCGACCCTTCCTGCTCAACGATGTCCTCTTGCGCCAGAACCCGCACAACGTCATCGAGTGGGAGAAGCGCGTCGCCCTCTGGGGAGACAACAAGAAAGAGGTCGTCCACACCTACACAGACGCCATCGCTGCCATCCACCCCAAAAAGGCAGTCGGCAAGTTCCACGAGCTCTGGGCCAACTACGCAAGGTTCTACGAAGCCGTCGGCAGCCTCCACAACGCCCGTGCCATTATGGAAAAGGCCGTCAAGGTCCCCTTCAAGTCCGTCGCCGAGCTGGCCGAGATGTGGTGCGAGTGGGCCGAGATGGAGCTGCGCAACCAAAACTTCGACAAGGCGGTCGACATCATGGCCAAGGCGACCCAGGCGCCCAAGCGATCCAACGTCGACTACTTTGACGAGTCGCTGACCCCGCAGCAGCGTGTGCACAAGAGCTGGAAACTGTGGAGCTTCTACGTCGACCTCGTCGAGAGCGTCAGCACCCTGGACGAGACAAAGAAGGTGTACGAGAGGATCTTCGAGCTCCGCATCGCCACCCCGCAGACGGTCGTCAACTACGCCAACCTGCTCGAGGAGAACCAGTACTTTGAAGACAGCTTCAAGGTCTACGAGCGCGGCCTCGACCTCTTCAGCTACCCAGTCGCCTTTGAGATCTGGAACCTGTACCTCACAAAAGCCGTGGACCGCAAGATCGGCATGGAGCGCTTGCGCGACCTCTTCGAGCAGGCCGTTGAAGGCTGCCCGCCCAAGTTCGCCAAGGTCCTGTACCTCATGTACGGCGCCCTGGAGGAAGACCGCGGCCTCGCACGCCACGCCATGCGCATCTACGAGCGCGCCACCCGCGCCGTCGCCGACGAGGACCGCATGGACATGTTCAATTTCTACATCACCAAATCCGCCTCCAACTTCGGTCTCACCTCCACCCGGCCCATCTACGAGCGCGCCATCGCCGCGCTCCCAGACGGCGAGGCCAAGGAGATGTGTCTCAAGTTCGCCGAGATGGAGAGGCGGCTGGGTGAGATTGACCGCGCGCGAGCCATCTACGGCCACGCCTCACAGTTCTGCGATCCCAGGACGAGCCCCGAGTTCTGGAAGAAGTGGGAGGGTTTCGAAGTCTCGCACGGAAACGAAGACACCTACAAGGAGATGCTGCGCATCAAGCGGAGCGTCCAAGCACAGTACAA CACGGACGTCAACTTCATCGCCTCCCAAGCCATTGCGCGCGGCCAGGCCAACGGCAACACAGAAGCCGGTGCAGAAAACGACGCAGCCGCCGGCGAAGACGCCATGGCAGCGCTGGAGCGCCAGGCTCGCGCTCCCGCTGGCTTCGTCGCCGCGACCACGGGCCTGAAGGGCAACATTGCACCCACGGAACACGCCGCCGCGAATCCGGACGCGATCGATCTCGACGACGATCTATAG